In Acidobacteriota bacterium, the genomic stretch CACTGACCGGGATCACGCCAGGCTGGGTTTTTGATGTAGGCCGTAACCGCCAGCCACCCACGAGGATCACTCCCAATAACAAAACTAGAATTCCAATGTTTCGAGCAACTTTTTTTGAATCTTTTTTGAGTTCCGACATATTGAGTCTCCTTCCAGGCAAAGCTCCGCCTGTTGAATTGCAATAGTTTGTAATACCATTTTAGGGTTCAGGGTTCGGGGTTCAGGGTTCAGGGGAAATTCAATTTTTCCCATCACCGTGGGCTTCGCACCACGGCTATGGCACAACGACCCTTCGGGCCTGATAGCATTACAAACATGGCTTGAACTAATTTGAAATGCGAGTACTAACGAGAACTGACCATGATGTTCCCGCTTGAAAGTGTGGTTGACATTGCCCGACGCAGGTCCGCCGTCGCTTTGTTATAATCAGTCAAGGCTTTTAACTTTCGCCCGTGGGCGGCTGAGAGTGCGTTCTGCCGGTCCAGAACCAGATAGTTGGTTGAAAGGCCAGCCAGGAATTTGCGTCGTTCGGCTTCGTACTGCAACCCGGCGTTGGTGAAGGAACTATTGGCGGCTTCGACACGACGTTGGGCGGTGGTGACGGCCTGGAGCGCATTGCGGACTTCGATTTCGATCATTTGTTGGGTGCGCTGTTGCTCCACCGAAAGTTGACGTCCTTCGGCCAGTGCCTGACCAAGTTGTGCTTTGGCAGTGTGATTACCAAGTGAAAAACTGACGTTGACGCCGACCTGCCAGCTTTTAAAGTCATTGCGGAAAAGGGTTTGCAAGCTGTCACCGTATCCGCCGATAAAGCGTGTCGGCGCGGCGTTATTTATCGTTGGCGTGATGACTGGCAGTCCGGCCAATTGAGAAAGCTGGTTAATTCGGGTAAAAAGGGGCTGGTTGGCGAGCGTGATCGGATCCGTTCCGGTTCGCTGTTCACCGGCCAGACCGTTGGTGCCGTAACTGGCAATCAAATTGACCTCGGGTCGGGTCTGGTTGCGAAAATAATCAACATCAACTTTGTTCAAATCAGCTTTGATTCGATATTGTTCTAACTCAGGCCGATTCTGGAAGGCGGTTTTCAAAGCTTCGTCAAGCTGTAAGGTCAGGGTCTGGTCAATTTGCGGTTGATCAACCGGAAGCAACATTGTATTCCACAGGTCAGAACGATCTGGCTGTAAGATCAATGATTTAAGGCTATTTTCTGCTCGCTGAACGGCTTCAAGCGCGGCTTCGGCTTCGTCGGTTCGGCGCTCGATTTCAACATTGGCCGAAATCATTTCGCTGGGTGCCATCTGGCCTTTCTCCACCAGCCGCTGGATTTGTTCAAGCTGGGTTTTGGCCAGTTCAACTGATTCGCGTTTGATTTCTTCATTGCGATAGCTAAACACCAGATCCCAATAGGCGCTGTTGACCTGTGAAATAATTTCGATAACCCGTTGCCGAAATTGAATATCCGAGAGGGCGAGCTGTTTTGAACTGATTTTGATCTGACGTCGGGCTGCATCAGTGCTGCGATTGCGCAACACCGGCTGGGTAAATTCAAATCGTAAGCCGGTTTGAAATTCAGTACCAAGGGCATAAA encodes the following:
- a CDS encoding TolC family protein; its protein translation is MLRNVALIFLLTAQVVHAQTVAQSDTPQPVVRERIGVSSTKPYALTMQEAITLALENNRDIEVERIGVQRKEFDLAAAKGVYDPTMDLQFSYNRRDTPVASFLAGGENGKVESSDLSNTTTFTKRLPWQGGTFKATFENNRATTDNQFYALGTEFQTGLRFEFTQPVLRNRSTDAARRQIKISSKQLALSDIQFRQRVIEIISQVNSAYWDLVFSYRNEEIKRESVELAKTQLEQIQRLVEKGQMAPSEMISANVEIERRTDEAEAALEAVQRAENSLKSLILQPDRSDLWNTMLLPVDQPQIDQTLTLQLDEALKTAFQNRPELEQYRIKADLNKVDVDYFRNQTRPEVNLIASYGTNGLAGEQRTGTDPITLANQPLFTRINQLSQLAGLPVITPTINNAAPTRFIGGYGDSLQTLFRNDFKSWQVGVNVSFSLGNHTAKAQLGQALAEGRQLSVEQQRTQQMIEIEVRNALQAVTTAQRRVEAANSSFTNAGLQYEAERRKFLAGLSTNYLVLDRQNALSAAHGRKLKALTDYNKATADLRRAMSTTLSSGNIMVSSR